One stretch of Rathayibacter festucae DSM 15932 DNA includes these proteins:
- a CDS encoding alpha/beta fold hydrolase, with the protein MPDFTTDDGVRLSWTEQGDPAGRPVVLIAGFKAPATSWKPQQGPLAEAGYRVISFDRRGHGLSERTEAGATMLRHGADLAQLLRHLDLRGAALVGGSMGGNSIWAFLADSAGGTAGSTDESTGESTGESADESTDESAGESRIDCIVIVDQTPRMLNGEDWPYGFYDYTEANRDTLFATTIPDPGRWSVASKGPVRIARLLKALGGGERRELTETERRLLNDHAKADWRPVIPRTSVPVLFVAGRESEFWPAEHAAAAASLAPRGDSLVIEKDGHAANIEQPKVFTEALLEFLAR; encoded by the coding sequence ATGCCGGACTTCACCACGGACGACGGGGTCCGGCTGAGCTGGACCGAGCAGGGCGACCCGGCCGGGCGGCCGGTGGTGCTGATCGCCGGGTTCAAGGCGCCGGCGACGAGCTGGAAGCCGCAGCAGGGGCCGCTCGCGGAGGCCGGCTACCGGGTGATCTCGTTCGACCGGCGCGGGCACGGGCTGTCCGAGCGGACGGAGGCCGGCGCGACGATGCTCCGGCACGGCGCGGATCTCGCGCAGCTGCTCCGGCACCTGGATCTGCGCGGCGCGGCACTGGTCGGCGGGTCGATGGGCGGGAACTCGATCTGGGCGTTCCTGGCGGACTCCGCGGGAGGCACGGCGGGAAGCACCGACGAGAGCACCGGAGAGAGCACCGGAGAGAGCGCCGACGAGAGCACCGACGAGAGCGCCGGAGAGAGCCGCATCGACTGCATCGTGATCGTCGACCAGACGCCGCGCATGCTCAACGGCGAAGACTGGCCCTACGGCTTCTACGACTACACCGAGGCGAACCGCGACACCCTCTTCGCGACCACGATCCCGGATCCCGGCCGCTGGAGTGTCGCGTCCAAGGGGCCAGTGCGGATCGCGCGGCTGCTGAAGGCACTCGGCGGCGGCGAGCGCCGGGAGCTGACCGAGACCGAGCGGCGGCTGCTGAACGACCACGCGAAGGCGGACTGGCGGCCGGTGATCCCACGGACGAGCGTGCCGGTGCTCTTCGTCGCCGGGCGCGAGAGCGAGTTCTGGCCGGCCGAGCACGCGGCCGCCGCTGCCTCGCTCGCCCCGCGCGGCGACTCCCTCGTCATCGAGAAGGACGGGCACGCGGCGAACATCGAGCAGCCGAAGGTCTTCACCGAGGCGCTGCTGGAGTTCCTGGCGCGCTGA
- a CDS encoding FAD-binding oxidoreductase: MQTQDHERTQDGPPAGDRVLADLRALLGDRVLTDADVLEAYRHDDAEWASSGLPLAVVLAESAEDVAHAVRVAARAGLSVVPRGAGTGLSGGANALAGCLVVSLERMDAVLEIDADERFVVAQPGVINDALRAAVAEALLWYPPDPASSAISTIGGNAATNAGGICCVKYGVTRDYVLGMKVVLADGSLVSLGRRTAKGVVGYDLTGLMVGSEGTLGIIVELTLRLLPLAGREQRAIVGSFGSLEDAGVAVAAISAAGIIPSALEIIDSTCLRAVDDWQHLGLPHGVDTLLLAKVDEPGEAGRTAADRVEALMAGARALSVEQATDQDEVDRLFLARRLAYPALERLGPVLTEDVCVPRRAVPEMLARIRSAAADHDVVIATIAHAGDGNLHPLIIAPEGDEAAKARAKSAFDRIVEDCLDLGGTVTGEHGVGLLKLPGAADELGPRVLGMHRSIKDALDPLGVLNPGKAFPG; encoded by the coding sequence ATGCAGACCCAGGATCACGAGCGGACCCAGGACGGGCCACCGGCCGGGGACCGCGTGCTCGCCGATCTGCGCGCGCTGCTCGGCGACCGCGTCCTCACCGACGCCGACGTCCTCGAGGCCTACCGCCACGACGACGCCGAGTGGGCGTCCTCCGGGCTGCCGCTGGCGGTCGTCCTCGCCGAGAGCGCGGAGGACGTGGCGCACGCCGTCCGCGTCGCCGCCCGCGCGGGTCTGAGCGTCGTCCCGCGCGGAGCCGGAACCGGCCTCTCCGGCGGGGCCAACGCGCTCGCCGGCTGCCTCGTCGTCTCGCTCGAGCGGATGGACGCCGTCCTCGAGATCGACGCGGACGAGCGCTTCGTCGTCGCCCAGCCCGGCGTGATCAACGACGCGCTGCGGGCGGCCGTCGCCGAGGCTCTACTCTGGTACCCGCCGGACCCGGCCAGCTCCGCCATCTCGACCATCGGCGGCAACGCCGCCACCAACGCCGGCGGCATCTGCTGCGTGAAGTACGGCGTCACCCGCGACTACGTCCTCGGCATGAAGGTCGTCCTCGCCGACGGCTCGCTCGTCAGCCTCGGCCGCCGCACCGCGAAGGGCGTCGTCGGCTACGACCTCACCGGCCTGATGGTCGGCTCGGAGGGCACGCTCGGCATCATCGTCGAGCTGACGCTCCGCCTGCTCCCGCTCGCGGGCCGTGAGCAGCGCGCGATCGTCGGCTCCTTCGGCTCGCTCGAGGACGCCGGAGTCGCGGTCGCCGCGATCTCGGCCGCCGGCATCATCCCCTCCGCCCTCGAGATCATCGACAGCACCTGCCTGCGCGCCGTCGACGACTGGCAGCACCTCGGGCTCCCGCACGGCGTCGACACGCTGCTGCTCGCCAAGGTCGACGAGCCGGGGGAGGCGGGTCGCACCGCCGCCGACCGCGTCGAGGCGCTGATGGCCGGTGCCCGCGCGCTCTCGGTCGAGCAGGCCACCGACCAGGACGAGGTCGACCGGCTCTTCCTCGCCCGTCGCCTGGCCTACCCGGCGCTCGAGCGCCTCGGTCCGGTGCTCACCGAGGACGTCTGCGTGCCGCGCCGGGCGGTCCCGGAGATGCTCGCGCGCATCCGCTCGGCCGCCGCTGACCACGACGTGGTCATCGCGACCATCGCGCACGCCGGCGACGGCAACCTGCACCCGCTGATCATCGCGCCCGAGGGCGACGAGGCCGCGAAGGCCCGGGCGAAGAGCGCCTTCGACCGCATCGTCGAGGACTGCCTCGACCTCGGCGGCACCGTCACGGGCGAGCACGGCGTCGGTCTGCTGAAGCTGCCGGGAGCGGCGGACGAGCTCGGCCCGCGCGTGCTCGGCATGCACCGCTCGATCAAGGACGCCCTCGATCCGCTCGGCGTGCTCAACCCGGGCAAGGCGTTCCCGGGCTGA
- a CDS encoding M20/M25/M40 family metallo-hydrolase: protein MEDPLHDSTPRPGLPERLARLIRLRTVSAELETVDEALALLRELYPLTHERLETERITDRGLLYRWPGRDSRADPLVLMAHLDVVPVEDPAAWTHPPFGGDIVEGAVWGRGALDDKGPLVVVLEAVENLLSAGVVPARDVLLAFGGDEEVRGASARAIAETLHERGIMPWLVLDEGSAVVEAPLPGVVGPVAMIGVGEKGLLTLRLTARSAGGHASAPPRLTAVGRLARAITRLTPSTFPARVPEALARALALLADRAPGARGALYRLLGARPQLAAPVLAALGGETAALVRTTIAPTMLRAGTADNVLAAEASAVLNLRLAPGETAAGAAERVRRRIRDREVTVEVVLGEDPSPQSPSDGAPFAALRAALAVSHPEAAVVPYVINAATDSRHLHRFAPAVYRFAPLLMTKEQRAGIHGVDEHADIAALERGELFHRALITGLDA, encoded by the coding sequence ATCGAGGACCCCCTGCACGACAGCACCCCGCGTCCCGGTCTTCCCGAGCGGCTCGCGCGCCTGATCCGCCTCCGCACCGTCTCCGCCGAGCTCGAGACCGTCGACGAGGCGCTCGCGCTGCTCCGCGAGCTCTATCCCCTGACCCACGAGCGTCTCGAGACCGAGCGGATCACCGACCGCGGACTCCTCTACCGCTGGCCGGGCCGCGACTCCCGTGCGGACCCGCTGGTCCTGATGGCGCACCTGGACGTGGTGCCGGTCGAGGACCCCGCCGCCTGGACGCACCCGCCCTTCGGCGGCGACATCGTCGAGGGCGCCGTCTGGGGCCGTGGCGCCCTCGACGACAAGGGCCCGCTCGTCGTCGTGCTCGAGGCGGTCGAGAACCTGCTGTCCGCCGGCGTCGTGCCGGCCCGCGACGTCCTGCTGGCCTTCGGAGGCGACGAGGAGGTGCGCGGGGCATCGGCCCGCGCGATCGCCGAGACGCTGCACGAGCGCGGGATCATGCCCTGGCTCGTGCTCGACGAGGGCAGCGCCGTCGTCGAGGCGCCGCTGCCCGGAGTCGTCGGGCCGGTCGCGATGATCGGCGTCGGCGAGAAGGGCCTGCTCACGCTCCGGCTGACCGCGCGCTCCGCCGGCGGTCACGCCTCCGCCCCGCCGCGACTCACCGCGGTCGGCCGCCTGGCGCGGGCGATCACCCGGCTCACGCCCTCGACCTTCCCCGCCCGGGTCCCGGAGGCGCTGGCCCGCGCGCTCGCACTCCTCGCCGACCGCGCACCCGGCGCCCGCGGCGCGCTCTACCGGCTGCTCGGCGCCCGGCCGCAGCTCGCCGCGCCCGTGCTCGCGGCGCTCGGTGGCGAGACGGCGGCCCTGGTCCGCACCACGATCGCGCCGACGATGCTCCGCGCGGGGACCGCCGACAACGTGCTCGCGGCGGAGGCGTCCGCCGTGCTGAACCTGCGCCTGGCCCCCGGGGAGACCGCGGCCGGGGCCGCCGAGCGCGTCCGCCGGCGGATCCGCGACCGCGAGGTGACCGTCGAGGTGGTGCTGGGGGAGGACCCGTCGCCGCAGTCGCCGAGCGACGGCGCCCCCTTCGCGGCGCTGCGGGCGGCGCTCGCCGTCTCGCACCCGGAGGCGGCGGTCGTCCCCTACGTCATCAACGCGGCGACCGACTCCCGCCACCTGCACCGCTTCGCCCCCGCGGTGTACCGCTTCGCACCGCTCCTGATGACGAAGGAGCAGCGCGCCGGGATCCACGGCGTCGACGAGCACGCCGACATCGCGGCCCTCGAGCGCGGCGAGCTCTTCCACCGCGCCCTGATCACCGGGCTCGACGCGTGA
- a CDS encoding APC family permease, which produces MTETTNAAASAPAKGGGSLKKVITGPLLFAFIVGDTLGAGIYTLVGTMAADVGGVIWLPLLIALVIALLTAGTYAELITKYPHAGGAARYVDRAFGKPYLSFLVGFLMMASGITTAASLANAFAGDYLGALLDVPPVPTAIVFIAVLTLINLRGVKESLTANLVASVIEVSGLVIVIVCAAIFFGGGNGDAGRVLEFNPEVAPLQGAFAASIVAFFSFLGFEAAANMAEEVRNPSKVYPRALFGALITAAVVYLLIALGAVIVLPNEELAESTGPLLDVVAASGVAVPPWLFGLIALIAIANGALLFMVMASRVGFGLASSGLLPSAFGRVLPNRRTPWVSIVVVGGVTMLLSLIGDVGTLAETTVLLLLLVFISANISVLVLKKDRVDHPHFSVPRVVPVLAIITSVVLLTQQTGVVWLGTAGYVVVGTLLFLATRFGKKKHAEQTAAAENEGADRS; this is translated from the coding sequence ATGACCGAAACGACGAACGCCGCCGCCAGTGCCCCCGCGAAGGGCGGAGGGTCGCTGAAGAAGGTCATCACCGGCCCGCTGCTCTTCGCCTTCATCGTCGGCGACACGCTCGGCGCCGGCATCTACACGCTCGTCGGCACGATGGCCGCCGACGTCGGCGGCGTCATCTGGCTGCCGCTGCTGATCGCGCTCGTCATCGCGCTGCTGACGGCCGGCACCTACGCCGAGCTGATCACCAAGTACCCGCACGCCGGCGGCGCCGCCCGCTACGTGGACCGGGCGTTCGGCAAGCCGTACCTGTCGTTCCTGGTCGGCTTCCTGATGATGGCCTCCGGCATCACCACCGCCGCCTCGCTCGCCAACGCGTTCGCCGGCGACTACCTCGGCGCACTGCTCGACGTGCCGCCCGTGCCGACCGCGATCGTCTTCATCGCGGTGCTCACGCTGATCAACCTGCGCGGGGTGAAGGAGTCGCTGACCGCGAACCTGGTCGCCTCGGTGATCGAGGTCAGCGGACTCGTGATCGTGATCGTCTGCGCGGCGATCTTCTTCGGCGGCGGCAACGGCGACGCCGGCCGCGTCCTGGAGTTCAACCCCGAGGTCGCGCCGCTGCAGGGCGCGTTCGCCGCCTCCATCGTCGCGTTCTTCTCCTTCCTCGGCTTCGAGGCCGCGGCGAACATGGCCGAGGAAGTCCGCAACCCCTCGAAGGTCTACCCGCGGGCGCTGTTCGGCGCGCTGATCACCGCCGCCGTGGTCTACCTGCTGATCGCCCTCGGCGCCGTGATCGTGCTGCCGAACGAGGAGCTCGCGGAGTCGACCGGCCCGTTGCTCGACGTGGTCGCGGCCAGCGGCGTGGCGGTGCCGCCGTGGCTGTTCGGCCTGATCGCGCTCATCGCGATCGCGAACGGCGCGCTGCTGTTCATGGTGATGGCGAGCCGGGTCGGATTCGGACTGGCGTCCTCCGGTCTGCTGCCCAGCGCCTTCGGCCGCGTGCTGCCGAACCGACGCACCCCCTGGGTCTCGATCGTCGTCGTCGGCGGCGTGACCATGCTGCTCAGCCTGATCGGCGACGTCGGCACGCTGGCCGAGACGACCGTGCTCCTGCTGCTCTTGGTCTTCATCTCGGCGAACATCTCGGTGCTCGTGCTGAAGAAGGACCGCGTCGACCACCCGCACTTCTCGGTGCCGCGCGTCGTGCCGGTCCTCGCGATCATTACGAGCGTCGTGCTGCTGACGCAGCAGACCGGCGTGGTCTGGCTCGGGACCGCCGGCTACGTGGTCGTGGGCACGCTGCTGTTCCTGGCGACGCGCTTCGGCAAGAAGAAGCACGCGGAGCAGACCGCGGCGGCGGAGAACGAGGGCGCGGACCGCTCCTGA
- a CDS encoding GNAT family N-acetyltransferase encodes MPVSLAPFPLAELAEWMSVQRASYVADRMRAGDDEAAALRNADANDERLFPGGVLAPGHDLLRVLDDERPVGVIWVGPHPQELEGVAYIWDVEVDPSERGRGFGRAAMLLAEEHARSRGYRALALNVFGFNTTARGLYESLGYEPTSIQMRKELGTAEA; translated from the coding sequence ATGCCCGTGTCGCTCGCACCGTTCCCGCTCGCCGAACTCGCCGAGTGGATGTCCGTCCAGCGCGCGTCCTACGTCGCGGACCGGATGCGCGCGGGCGACGACGAGGCCGCGGCGTTGCGGAACGCGGACGCGAACGACGAGCGGCTGTTCCCTGGCGGAGTGCTCGCACCGGGTCACGACCTGCTGCGGGTCCTCGACGACGAACGCCCGGTCGGCGTGATCTGGGTCGGCCCGCACCCGCAGGAGCTCGAGGGCGTCGCCTACATCTGGGACGTCGAGGTCGACCCGTCGGAGCGCGGCCGTGGCTTCGGCCGCGCGGCGATGCTGCTGGCGGAGGAGCACGCCCGCTCGCGCGGCTACCGGGCGCTCGCGCTGAACGTCTTCGGCTTCAACACGACGGCGCGGGGACTGTACGAGTCGCTCGGCTACGAGCCGACGTCGATCCAGATGCGCAAGGAGCTCGGCACCGCGGAGGCGTGA
- a CDS encoding prevent-host-death protein, whose product MAITPIPTFQSSELSRNARAVFAAAEEQPVDVTRRDGDDLVLMSKREADSREQLLQLAAQLIAVSTDDRGTLGDRMAQVFPWMLALSGSDREQCAKDLLSTARASFATGHAHLAAAELVSWRESATAIADGLAIMPVDWLETGIVVERP is encoded by the coding sequence ATGGCCATCACCCCGATCCCGACGTTCCAGTCCTCCGAGCTGAGCCGGAACGCGCGCGCCGTCTTCGCCGCGGCGGAGGAGCAGCCGGTCGACGTCACGCGTCGCGACGGGGACGACCTCGTGCTGATGTCCAAGCGCGAGGCGGACTCGCGCGAGCAACTCCTGCAGCTGGCCGCGCAGCTCATCGCGGTCTCGACCGACGACCGGGGGACGCTCGGCGACCGGATGGCGCAGGTCTTCCCCTGGATGCTCGCGCTGTCCGGCTCGGACCGGGAGCAGTGCGCGAAGGATCTGCTGTCGACGGCCCGCGCGTCCTTCGCCACCGGGCACGCGCACCTCGCCGCGGCCGAGCTGGTCTCCTGGCGGGAGTCGGCCACGGCGATCGCCGACGGACTCGCGATCATGCCGGTCGACTGGCTCGAGACCGGCATCGTCGTCGAGCGTCCCTGA
- a CDS encoding DUF4190 domain-containing protein, translating into MFAGLAGWHVVIILGVLSPVLVAAIGVPVAVAQGRARRDAGLVTDPRVNTVSIVAFVAAFVVGLVGLVLGHVARAQIRRTGEAGWGFATFALVLGYWSTALAVLAGVSLLVSALA; encoded by the coding sequence ATGTTCGCAGGACTCGCCGGCTGGCACGTCGTCATCATCCTCGGCGTCCTGTCGCCGGTCCTCGTCGCCGCGATCGGCGTCCCTGTCGCCGTCGCGCAGGGCCGTGCCCGCCGCGACGCGGGCCTCGTGACGGATCCGCGCGTCAACACCGTCTCGATCGTGGCCTTCGTGGCCGCCTTTGTGGTCGGTCTCGTCGGCCTCGTCCTCGGCCACGTCGCCCGGGCTCAGATCCGGCGCACCGGCGAGGCCGGCTGGGGCTTCGCCACCTTCGCCCTCGTCCTCGGCTACTGGTCGACGGCTCTCGCCGTCCTCGCGGGCGTCTCCCTGCTGGTCTCCGCACTCGCCTGA
- a CDS encoding SPFH domain-containing protein, whose amino-acid sequence MNSDLLWVVGAGIVVGVVLLLAIIGFFIFRAWYQVPQADEAIVIVGKKQKGDDGLTSNMTVITGGGAFVNKLTQRSDRISLRSRQIKMEPVAQTKNGVTIHLAGVALVKIGSTPDQVRAAAERFASQDQSIDVFTTEQLEGALRGVVAKLSVEEVMQDRQKLGDEIAEGIKGDLLAQGLVLDSFAIQGVTDRNGYIEALGAQEIERVRREADVARINAAREVKARQLATDEANLIEQTAFDKNTAASKSEVGRANAEAEQAENLARAEREQAVLVQRAENRQAELDADVKRVADAEKYRRQTEADADAYGRAKKAETDRQVAQQVSDAEAYAVQRQAEARQASAAAEAAAVSARAEAEAHALRAKAGAEAEALRANASAEAEAIRTKGEASAAAIQAEAEALRENQEAILGRELIGQLPSLMAEFAKGYQNVGTITLIGGDTAATHIAREQAASLSATFDSVKSATGVDLGAILQGQAFGRGVASTSAAEPAPSADPTAVPSTS is encoded by the coding sequence ATGAATTCTGATCTGCTCTGGGTCGTCGGCGCCGGCATCGTCGTCGGTGTCGTGCTGCTGCTCGCCATCATCGGCTTCTTCATCTTCCGCGCCTGGTACCAGGTCCCGCAGGCCGACGAGGCCATCGTGATCGTCGGAAAGAAGCAGAAGGGCGACGACGGCCTGACCTCGAACATGACCGTCATCACCGGCGGCGGCGCGTTCGTCAACAAGCTGACCCAGCGCTCCGACCGCATCTCGCTGCGGTCGCGGCAGATCAAGATGGAGCCGGTCGCGCAGACCAAGAACGGCGTGACGATCCACCTCGCGGGCGTCGCCCTCGTCAAGATCGGCTCGACGCCGGATCAGGTGCGCGCCGCTGCCGAGCGGTTCGCCTCGCAGGACCAGTCGATCGACGTCTTCACCACCGAGCAGCTCGAGGGCGCGCTGCGCGGCGTCGTCGCGAAGCTCAGCGTCGAGGAGGTCATGCAGGACCGCCAGAAGCTCGGCGACGAGATCGCCGAGGGCATCAAGGGCGACCTGCTCGCCCAGGGGCTCGTCCTCGACTCCTTCGCCATCCAGGGCGTCACCGACCGCAACGGCTACATCGAGGCGCTCGGAGCGCAGGAGATCGAGCGCGTCCGCCGCGAGGCCGACGTCGCCCGGATCAACGCGGCCCGCGAGGTCAAGGCCCGTCAGCTCGCCACCGACGAGGCGAACCTGATCGAGCAGACCGCCTTCGACAAGAACACCGCCGCCTCGAAGTCCGAGGTCGGCCGCGCCAACGCCGAGGCCGAGCAGGCCGAGAACCTGGCCCGCGCCGAGCGCGAGCAGGCCGTCCTCGTCCAGCGCGCCGAGAACCGGCAGGCCGAGCTCGACGCCGACGTCAAGCGCGTGGCCGACGCCGAGAAGTACCGGCGCCAGACCGAGGCCGACGCCGACGCCTACGGCCGCGCGAAGAAGGCCGAGACCGACCGCCAGGTCGCGCAGCAGGTGTCCGACGCCGAGGCCTACGCCGTCCAGCGCCAGGCGGAGGCCCGCCAGGCGTCGGCCGCGGCCGAGGCGGCAGCGGTCAGTGCCCGCGCCGAGGCGGAGGCCCACGCTCTGCGCGCCAAGGCCGGCGCCGAGGCCGAGGCCCTGCGCGCGAACGCCTCCGCCGAGGCGGAGGCCATCCGCACCAAGGGTGAGGCGAGCGCGGCTGCGATCCAGGCCGAGGCGGAGGCGCTCCGCGAGAACCAGGAGGCGATCCTGGGCCGCGAGCTCATCGGACAGCTGCCGTCCCTGATGGCGGAGTTCGCGAAGGGCTACCAGAACGTCGGCACCATCACCCTGATCGGAGGCGACACCGCGGCCACGCACATCGCCCGCGAGCAGGCGGCGAGCCTCTCGGCCACGTTCGACAGTGTGAAGTCCGCGACCGGCGTCGACCTCGGAGCCATCCTCCAGGGCCAGGCCTTCGGCCGGGGCGTGGCCTCGACCTCGGCCGCCGAGCCCGCCCCGTCGGCCGATCCCACCGCCGTCCCCTCCACGAGCTGA